The following are encoded together in the Candida orthopsilosis Co 90-125, chromosome 5 draft sequence genome:
- a CDS encoding Ymr226c protein (S. cerevisiae homolog YMR226C has carbonyl reductase (NADPH) activity, oxidoreductase activity, on aldehyde or oxo group of donors, NAD or NADP as acceptor and localizes to ribosome, cytoplasm, nucleus): protein MSYGKKAAERLANKTILITGCSSGIGEAACVELAEVSPNIKLIITARRVEKLEELKKKLESEYPGIKVLAKELDVSKLETIEPFISSLPQEFADIDILVNNAGLALGKEPVGEVALNDVVTMFQTNVLGLITLTQTVLPIMKKKDSGSIVSIGSIAGLVAYEGGSIYNACKASVRFFMDALRKELISTKIRSILISPGAVKTEFSNVRFRGDDSKADSVYKGTEPLTAEDIAEVIAFTLTRRENLVVAETLVFPNGQASPFHIYRDE from the coding sequence ATGAGTTACGGAAAGAAAGCCGCAGAGAGATTAGCGAACAAAACTATTCTTATCACAGGGTGTTCCCTGGGTATTGGTGAAGCTGCCTGTGTTGAATTGGCTGAGGTATCTCCAaacatcaaattgattataACCGCAAGGAGAgttgaaaagttggaagaattgaaaaagaagttggaaaGCGAATACCCTGGTATCAAAGTGTTAGCCAAGGAGTTAGATGTTTCTAAATTGGAAACCATTGAACCATTCATTTCCAGCTTGCCCCAAGAGTTTGCTgatattgatattttggTGAACAATGCTGGATTAGCTTTGGGTAAAGAGCCGGTCGGCGAAGTCGCTTTGAATGATGTAGTCACAATGTTTCAAACCAATGTATTAGGACTCATCACATTAACACAAACAGTTTTGCCAATcatgaaaaagaaagactCAGGTAGCATTGTATCGATTGGTAGTATTGCCGGCTTGGTTGCTTACGAAGGAGGATCCATTTACAATGCTTGTAAAGCAAGCGTTCGTTTCTTTATGGATGCGCTTCGTAAAGAGTTGATTTCAACCAAGATTAGAAGCATCTTGATTAGTCCTGGTGCTGTCAAAActgaattttcaaatgttcGTTTCAGAGGTGATGACTCAAAAGCTGATAGTGTTTACAAGGGAACAGAGCCACTTACGGCTGAAGATATTGCAGAAGTGATTGCATTTACATTAACCAGAAGAGAAAATTTGGTCGTTGCTGAAACATTGGTTTTTCCAAACGGTCAAGCCTCTCCTTTCCACATTTATAGAGATGAGTAG
- a CDS encoding Rpl20b predicted ribosomal protein L20, with protein MSRLNEYQVIGRRLPTDSAPEPKLFRMRIFAPNTVVAKSRYWYFLQKLHKVKKASGEIVSVNVINEAKPTKVKTFGVWIRYESRSGIHNMYKEYRDVTRVGAVETMYQDLAARHRARFRSIHILKVVELQKADDVKRQYVKQFLAKDLKFPLPHRVQKTKALFYSNRPSTFY; from the coding sequence ATGTCAAGATTAAACGAATATCAAGTCATCGGTCGTCGTTTGCCAACCGACTCTGCCCCAGAACCAAAGTTGTTCCGTATGAGAATCTTTGCTCCAAACACCGTTGTTGCTAAGTCAAGATATTGGTActttttacaaaaattgCACAAGGTCAAGAAAGCCTCTGGTGAAATTGTTTCAGTCAATGTCATCAACGAAGCTAAGCCAACCAAGGTTAAGACTTTTGGTGTCTGGATTAGATACGAATCAAGATCCGGTATCCACAACATGTACAAGGAATACAGAGATGTCACCAGAGTCGGTGCTGTTGAAACCATGTACCAAGATTTGGCTGCTAGACACAGAGCTAGATTTAGAAGTATTCACATTTTGAAGGTTGttgaattacaaaaagCTGATGATGTTAAGAGACAATACGTTAAACAATTCTTGGctaaagatttgaaattcccATTACCACACAGAGTTCAAAAGACCAAGGCTTTGTTCTACAGCAACAGGCCATCCACTTTCTACTAA
- a CDS encoding Erg251 C-4 sterol methyl oxidase (involved in ergosterol biosynthesis): MDILHSTNSTTSLLQGQVGSNVVERLWADWYIYIGNDILATGLLFFLVHEIMYFGRCLPWFIIDQIPYFRKYKIQPDSIPTNQQQWECFKAVLKSHFLVEALPIWLFHPLCAQLNIIYGVPFPSWKVQACQIVFFFICEDFWHYTFHRLFHYGWFYKNIHKIHHKYAAPFGFAAEYAHPAEVAALGVGTVGFPILYAYAATKTDSLPSIHLFTITCWIVLRLFQAVDSHSGYDFPWSLNKFFPLWAGAEHHDQHHHYFIGNYASSFTFWDRFFSTECGQLAKQRREARANRKSEALYKKNM, translated from the coding sequence ATGGATATTTTacattcaacaaactcGACAACGAGTCTTTTACAAGGCCAGGTGGGTCTGAATGTGGTGGAAAGGTTATGGGCAGACTGGTACATATACATTGGAAACGATATTCTTGCTACTGGGCTTCTATTCTTTTTGGTTCATGAGATTATGTATTTTGGTAGATGCTTGCCATGGttcatcattgatcaaatacCCTACTTTAGAAAATACAAGATTCAACCTGATAGTATACCCACTAATCAACAGCAATGGGAATGTTTCAAAGCGGTTCTCAAATCACATTTCTTAGTGGAGGCATTACCAATTTGGTTGTTTCATCCATTGTGTGCCCAACTAAATATCATCTACGGCGTTCCATTCCCATCGTGGAAAGTTCAAGCTTGTCAAATCGtgtttttcttcatttgtGAAGACTTTTGGCACTATACATTCCATAGACTTTTCCATTATGGATGGTTTTATAAAAACATCCACAAGATTCATCATAAATATGCTGCACCCTTTGGTTTTGCAGCCGAATACGCACATCCTGCTGAAGTGGCAGCTTTGGGTGTTGGAACTGTTGGATTTCCAATTCTCTACGCCTACGCCGCAACCAAAACTGATCTGTTACCATCAATTCATTTATTCACGATAACCTGTTGGATTGTTTTGAGATTATTTCAAGCGGTGGATTCGCATTCAGGATATGATTTCCCATGGAGTTTGAACAAGTTCTTTCCACTTTGGGCTGGTGCTGAACATCATGATCAACACCATCATTATTTTATTGGTAACTACGCCAGTTCGTTTACCTTTTGGGACCGTTTTTTCAGTACTGAATGTGGACAATTGGCTAAACAAAGAAGAGAGGCCAGAGCAAACAGAAAATCGGAGGCTCTTTATAAGAAAAATATGTAG